ATCTCATACAGGTCTTGTTTGAGCTTTACCATTCCAATAACTAATCCCATGTCAAAGTTTAAAGAAGCTACCGCAGAAACCATACAACCCCTTACTTGTCAGATAAAATGGGCATACCTTACCTGCTGGGCCTTCATCCGGATAACCCTGGATACTTATAGCCATGCAACCCATAGCTTACAACAAGTCGCCACCAGTAAGCATGCCATTACTGTTTTGGCTGAAACAGTTATTAGCTGAAAGAATGTAGTGCCAAATTAGTGCCACCAATAAAAACAGCCCCCATGACACTAACATCATGAGGGCTGTTTACGTTTAAAGAATGGTGGGCGGTAGTGGGGTCGAACCACTGACCTCAGCGATGTCAACGCTGCGCTCTAACCAACTGAGCTAACCGCCCAAGAGACACATATTTTACTAGCTTAGCACCTTAGCGTCAAATAAGACTTAGAAGATATTCCAACCCGCCATTTTATGGGCATCCAGTTCATTGCCGAAAGCCTTTTTAGGGGTGACACCCTTTACAATAAGGGCGGCAACACCTATCTTGATGATATCCCCGGCAATAAAAGGCACCAGCCCCATAGACAGCAAAGCAGTAAAGCTGACCGGCTGACCGACGACAGATGACAGCCAGTAGTTAAGCCAGAAAAGACCGGGTATATATACCAGGGCAAAGTTTGCAAATAGCATCAGGCCGAACATGGTGGTAAAGCTGCGCGCCCGGATATACCTGTCAGCAAAATATCCCAGGAAAAGAGACAGGCAAACGAATCCCACCAGATAACCGGCAGTTGCGGTTACACCGGCACTCCAGCCGTTGAAAACAGGCATACCAGCCCAACCGGCCGCTGCGTATATGGCAACAGCCGCACCACCCCACCACCTGCCCAGCAAAACAGCTGAAAGCAAGATGGCAAAAGTATGCAGTGTAACAGGTATGGGAGTCCACGGCAGGGGCAGTTTTATCTGGGCGGACAGGGCAATCAACCCCGCAGCCGCCAGAGTAAGGCCGATTTTAGCCCATATATTTAAAGCACTACGCCGCTTAAAGACATCATAACGGAACTGACTGAGCGTACCTGTCATTTGCATATGTACATACCTCCCATAACATGATAATGAAAAGTGATGCAGGAAAAACTACTTGGATACAGTGGGTCTGCGGTTGCCTACCAGAGCAATATCCAAATTCTTGCCGCAGTGGGGGCAAGTAGTGGATATAGTTATCGGCTGGCTCATCACCCGTTCAACCACTGCTGAAACTACCGAATCAATATTATCCAGCCTTTGGTCAAAAAGCTCCAGACGGTTATTGATATCGTCCAAGCTTATATCGTCACTGTGCTTTTTCATGGAGGGCTTGTCTTTGTTTGCCAAGTGATACCTCCGTTCAGATTTAACCCATTATAAGTAAGAAAGCAGAACATGTCAAAACATTTAGCGGGTTTTCGGGCAAGGGTATTGCCTGCGGGTGTATGCGGTTTTATACTGAAAGCGAGAGGGCGGAAACGGAGAAGGAAATGCCTGAACTGCTGGTAGGTACGGTTTCCGATTATTTTGCCCATCCCGGGGTGGCTGGTATAGACCTGATAGACCAGCTCAAAGTGGGGGATACCATACGTATAGAAGGCCATACCACTGACTTTGAGCAAGAAGTAGATTCCATCCAAATAAATCATGCCAACCTTACCGAGGCCAAAGCCGGCGATAGTGTTGGCATAAGAGTCTGCGACCGGGTACGGCCGGGAGATATGGTTTATAAAGTTACTTAGCCGAGGTTTTTCATCAAATTGGCCACTTCAATAGCCTGAGTAGCAGCATCAAAGCCCTTGTTGCCCATCTTGGTGCCTGCCCGCTCAATGGCCTGTTCAATGCTATCTGCGGTTATAACCCCGAATATCACCGGCAAAGACGCATCCAGCCCTACTCTGGCAATACCCTTGGAAACTTCGCTGGATACATATTCAAAATGGGGGGTACTGCCCCGGATAACCGCCCCCAGACAGATAACCGCATCGTAGCGGCCGCTCTTGGCCAGTTTCTGAGCTACAAGCGGAATTTCAAAAGCACCCGGAACCCAGGCTACGTCAGTATTGTCGGCACTTACCCCGTGGCGTTCCAGACTGTCTTTAGCCCCTGACAGCAGCTTTGAAGTAATAAATTCGTTAAAGCGGGATACCACCAGAGCCACTTTCAAACCCTGCCCGTTTAAAACACCTGAAAACTCTTTACCCATTTTGCCTACTCCTTAAGATGTATCTCTTAGTTTGTTTTGTCTACGTTTAACAGATGGCCCATTTTTTTCTGTTTGGTTTCCAGATAATGGCGGTTAAAACTGTTAGGTTCAACTATAATAGGCACGGTCTCAACTACCTGAATACCGTAACCCTCCAGACCTACCACCTTTTTGGGGTTATTGGTCATCATCCGGATTTTACTTAAGCCCAAATCTACCAGTATCTGAGCACCTATACCGTATTCACGCAGGTCAGGTGCAAAACCAAGTTCAATGTTAGCCTCAACCGTATCCAAACCCTTGTCCTGCAGGGCATATGCGCACAGCTTGTTATGCAGGCCTATGCCGCGGCCTTCCTGCCGCATATAAAGCAGCACTCCCCGCCCGGCTTTGGCTATTTGATTAAGCGCCATATCCAGCTGCTCACCGCAATCACAGCGCTTGCTGCCAAAGACATCACCGGTGATACATTCGCTGTGTACCCTGACCAAAACCGGCTCCGGGCCGGAGATATCTCCCATTACCAGAGCAATGTGTTCGTCAGCATCAAACTGGCTTTTATAGGCAACCGCTTTAAACTGTCCGTGAGAAGTAGGCAGTTCGGCTTCGGTTATCTTTTTA
This sequence is a window from Dehalococcoides mccartyi 195. Protein-coding genes within it:
- a CDS encoding biotin transporter BioY, translating into MQMTGTLSQFRYDVFKRRSALNIWAKIGLTLAAAGLIALSAQIKLPLPWTPIPVTLHTFAILLSAVLLGRWWGGAAVAIYAAAGWAGMPVFNGWSAGVTATAGYLVGFVCLSLFLGYFADRYIRARSFTTMFGLMLFANFALVYIPGLFWLNYWLSSVVGQPVSFTALLSMGLVPFIAGDIIKIGVAALIVKGVTPKKAFGNELDAHKMAGWNIF
- a CDS encoding EF-Tu/IF-2/RF-3 family GTPase; this translates as MPELLVGTVSDYFAHPGVAGIDLIDQLKVGDTIRIEGHTTDFEQEVDSIQINHANLTEAKAGDSVGIRVCDRVRPGDMVYKVT
- the ribE gene encoding 6,7-dimethyl-8-ribityllumazine synthase — its product is MGKEFSGVLNGQGLKVALVVSRFNEFITSKLLSGAKDSLERHGVSADNTDVAWVPGAFEIPLVAQKLAKSGRYDAVICLGAVIRGSTPHFEYVSSEVSKGIARVGLDASLPVIFGVITADSIEQAIERAGTKMGNKGFDAATQAIEVANLMKNLG